In the Candidatus Electrothrix rattekaaiensis genome, one interval contains:
- a CDS encoding PAS domain S-box protein has protein sequence MTLMIHRCGKVKLRNHVLLLWICLTCILLATIYFVFTLLIYRHYQEQARKRIEQGILTLEQKLKQGEGEPTPGFLAEQITSELLEHIAYENGCDIYLYAAPADSANFANFADSQMLASSLAASSPPLYAKGYPVDNLPVLDTGVEQWQARQISDENNIMYGARLLLREKEQEKGHAVLLFAQSLDFVHQGVAVLRETLVLAFIIVFLLFFPIAAFFVRYSVTRPVERLIAAMNSFDTKQYLHLEEEVGTVEFSSLASAFNRMVNVLRHHDQQVNILSTAVEQSPAAVVITDLEGKIEYVNSRMEQLTGYTAEELKGRSTSVFQSGYTPEEKYDELWQTVTGGRIWKEELLNKRKGGALFWESVVVAPIFSEDSIIIKFVALKEDITERKKTQELLRQSERRYRQTFETNMAVKLIIDPTDGTIVEANQAAAAYYGYSVERLVAMRITDINQLSPEEVQKEMVWAEQEERLYFNFRHKLASGEVRDVEVYSGPLQNGERTLLYSIIHDITDRRQAEKQLVAAKEQAESASRAKSVFLANITHELRTPLNAILGYTQLLGRDKTLTLKQLNNVQIIRNSGEYLLMLINDILDLSKIEAGKIELVPKVFRLPGFFSGIVDIFRAEAEFKKVTLQCREGPQQPTFVQADELRIRQVAFNLLSNAVKFTPKRGHCLLHSEVKRTGEKKALLTVRVEDNGPGIPRTMQEKIFEPFRQSGERLQYSEGFGIGLAISHKLVRLMGGELQVKSPLNLHYQQGEEFEEPGSRFSFTIPVEIMEQDRPDQEVQPVVTGYRAIKGDTPKKILIISDSASNQLVLENILSSFGFQVDELVNKDMLADVWEQKQFRPDAILAVLPTVECEELAILQQIKKQESYNLLPVIALADESVFSALEEKQQEKLYTAHVVKPFSGFDLLSVLAEHLPIVLVYDNDRKKAEKSEPEFVVPPCEELEALLLKVRQGDVAGIDRQVSFLLSMDSGKYKEFAMQVKLLAEDFQLNMIADLVKRYGIIQ, from the coding sequence ATGACATTGATGATACACCGTTGTGGAAAAGTGAAGTTACGCAATCATGTCCTGCTGTTGTGGATATGCCTGACCTGTATTCTTCTGGCGACAATTTATTTTGTATTCACCCTGCTCATTTATCGTCATTATCAGGAGCAGGCCCGGAAGCGGATTGAGCAGGGAATTCTTACCCTGGAGCAAAAGCTGAAACAGGGAGAAGGAGAGCCGACCCCGGGTTTTCTTGCGGAACAGATCACTTCGGAACTTTTAGAGCATATTGCCTATGAGAACGGGTGTGATATTTATCTGTATGCGGCCCCAGCAGACTCTGCGAATTTTGCGAATTTTGCGGATTCGCAAATGCTTGCGAGCAGCCTTGCCGCTAGCAGTCCGCCCTTGTATGCCAAAGGTTATCCTGTGGATAATTTGCCCGTTTTGGACACCGGGGTTGAACAATGGCAGGCTCGACAGATCAGTGATGAAAATAATATCATGTACGGAGCACGGCTTCTTCTGCGGGAAAAGGAACAGGAAAAGGGACATGCCGTGCTGCTGTTTGCACAGTCGCTGGATTTTGTGCATCAGGGTGTTGCGGTGCTCAGAGAAACCCTTGTTCTTGCTTTTATCATAGTCTTTTTGCTGTTTTTTCCTATTGCGGCATTTTTTGTTCGTTATTCAGTGACCCGCCCTGTGGAACGCCTTATTGCAGCGATGAATTCTTTTGATACAAAACAGTATCTACATCTTGAAGAAGAAGTGGGGACTGTTGAATTCTCTTCGTTAGCTTCAGCATTTAATCGGATGGTGAATGTGTTGCGGCATCATGATCAACAGGTCAACATCCTTTCGACAGCGGTTGAGCAGAGTCCCGCTGCTGTTGTGATTACTGATCTTGAAGGGAAGATTGAATATGTTAACTCCAGGATGGAGCAGTTGACCGGCTACACGGCTGAGGAGTTGAAAGGACGTTCCACCAGTGTCTTTCAATCAGGATATACTCCGGAGGAAAAATATGACGAGCTTTGGCAAACCGTTACCGGTGGCAGGATCTGGAAAGAAGAATTACTGAATAAACGGAAAGGCGGTGCCTTGTTCTGGGAATCCGTTGTTGTCGCCCCTATTTTTTCTGAAGATTCGATAATTATTAAATTTGTCGCTCTAAAAGAGGATATCACGGAGCGTAAAAAGACGCAGGAACTGTTGCGACAGAGCGAAAGACGGTATCGCCAGACCTTTGAAACAAATATGGCGGTGAAGCTGATTATTGATCCAACAGACGGTACTATTGTCGAGGCCAATCAGGCCGCTGCCGCCTATTATGGATATTCGGTGGAGCGGCTTGTCGCTATGCGTATAACTGATATCAATCAGCTTTCTCCCGAAGAAGTGCAGAAGGAAATGGTCTGGGCTGAACAGGAAGAACGGCTGTATTTCAACTTTCGCCATAAATTGGCTTCTGGAGAAGTGCGTGATGTGGAAGTGTATTCGGGCCCCCTGCAAAACGGAGAGCGGACATTACTCTACTCTATTATTCATGATATTACAGACCGCCGACAGGCGGAAAAGCAGCTTGTTGCGGCAAAAGAACAGGCTGAATCCGCCAGTCGCGCCAAATCTGTTTTTTTGGCCAATATAACGCATGAACTGCGTACCCCTTTAAATGCGATTCTCGGATATACACAGCTTCTCGGGAGAGACAAAACTTTAACCTTAAAACAGCTGAACAATGTGCAGATTATCAGGAATTCAGGCGAATACCTGTTGATGCTTATTAATGATATCCTTGATCTTTCAAAAATAGAGGCAGGGAAAATAGAACTCGTCCCGAAGGTGTTCAGGTTACCTGGTTTTTTTTCTGGAATAGTGGATATTTTCAGGGCAGAGGCAGAATTTAAGAAAGTAACGCTGCAATGCCGAGAAGGCCCTCAGCAACCGACATTTGTGCAGGCAGATGAATTACGAATACGTCAGGTTGCTTTCAACCTGCTTTCTAATGCGGTAAAGTTTACCCCCAAGAGGGGGCATTGTCTCTTGCATTCTGAGGTGAAAAGAACCGGTGAGAAAAAGGCACTTCTGACAGTAAGGGTTGAAGATAACGGACCTGGTATTCCCCGTACAATGCAGGAAAAAATTTTTGAGCCCTTCAGGCAGAGTGGGGAACGTTTGCAATACTCGGAAGGCTTCGGGATCGGCCTTGCCATCAGTCATAAATTGGTTCGCCTCATGGGAGGAGAACTACAGGTCAAGAGTCCGCTTAATCTGCATTATCAGCAGGGTGAGGAATTTGAGGAGCCGGGAAGTCGTTTTTCCTTCACAATCCCGGTCGAAATCATGGAGCAAGATAGACCCGATCAAGAAGTTCAGCCTGTTGTTACCGGGTATAGGGCTATCAAGGGGGATACACCGAAAAAAATTCTGATTATATCCGATAGTGCATCAAACCAGCTAGTTTTGGAGAATATCCTTTCTTCTTTTGGATTTCAAGTGGATGAACTGGTCAATAAAGACATGCTGGCTGATGTATGGGAACAGAAACAGTTCAGACCCGACGCGATTCTGGCAGTATTGCCCACAGTAGAATGTGAAGAGTTGGCTATCTTGCAGCAGATAAAAAAACAGGAGAGCTACAACCTGCTACCAGTCATCGCCCTTGCCGATGAATCAGTTTTTTCCGCTTTAGAAGAAAAACAACAGGAAAAACTTTATACAGCCCATGTTGTCAAACCATTTTCCGGCTTTGACCTGCTCTCTGTGCTGGCGGAACACCTCCCCATAGTGCTGGTATATGATAATGATAGAAAAAAAGCTGAGAAGAGCGAGCCGGAGTTTGTAGTCCCTCCGTGTGAAGAACTGGAGGCATTGCTTCTCAAAGTCCGGCAGGGTGATGTGGCCGGGATTGATCGGCAGGTTTCCTTTTTATTATCGATGGATTCAGGAAAGTATAAGGAATTTGCCATGCAGGTTAAGCTGCTTGCAGAAGATTTTCAACTGAATATGATCGCCGATTTAGTTAAACGATACGGAATTATTCAATGA
- a CDS encoding response regulator → MNHQGKDIILIVDDQPINLKILLSFLQEQDFELRILQSGVQALALLQETIPDIILLDVMMPDLDGFETCRRIKADERLVDIPVIFMTALDTVEDKVTGFKAGGVDYITKPFQQTEVLIRINTHINLRKKALKLKETQEELLLQKNKLESLINSIPDPIYIKDLDNKYIGCNRAFEETAGKPEQEIIGKEDAVVFSSEVAASFRIKDQEMLAFGEAKRTEELIVAPSGEKLFFDIRKTPYIGPDGNLLGLIGIFRNINELKKAQQEAEEERERLSVTLQSIGDGVITTDVYGKTVFINRAAEQLTGWENADAVGKASDEIFRIFDEKTGEKAPSPVARVLRAGKRLALSRDAVLHPKGGTKMSIADSGAPIRDRENQVIGVVIIFRDITQEKKMEQERVKMRKLESVGVLAGGIAHDFNNLLSAILGNIELAASGVKEDSKISSLLADAQKATERATKLTYQLLTFSKGGEPIKEKTSLPDLVSESANFVLHGSLVSCEFSFADDLWMIYADSGQMSQVIQNITLNAKDAMPNGGRIRVECSNVKDLASGLLLRRHKGNFVRITLQDTGVGIPRDIIDSIFDPYFTTKKEGNGLGLAICHSIIKKHGGHITVHSEAQQGTIFSIYLPALPVPKSKAAEPQDQEKMVSSTKIMVMDDDLMLRNLARSQLAALGHDAVLVKDGAEAISTYQEMQESDSPIDLVILDLTIPGGMGGKETAQKLLQLNPEAKLIVASGYSNDPVMAGYSEYGFRAAVAKPFTLKELRKAIAAAH, encoded by the coding sequence ATGAACCATCAGGGAAAAGATATTATTCTGATCGTAGATGATCAGCCCATTAATCTCAAGATTCTGCTCTCCTTTTTGCAAGAGCAGGATTTTGAGCTGCGTATATTGCAGAGCGGTGTTCAAGCCCTTGCTTTGTTGCAGGAGACCATTCCAGATATTATCCTGCTTGATGTGATGATGCCGGATTTGGACGGCTTCGAGACCTGTCGCAGAATTAAAGCCGATGAGCGGCTTGTTGATATACCAGTTATTTTTATGACCGCTCTTGATACCGTAGAAGATAAGGTGACCGGTTTTAAAGCCGGTGGTGTTGATTATATTACGAAGCCTTTTCAGCAAACAGAGGTTTTGATTCGTATCAATACCCATATCAATCTGCGTAAAAAAGCATTGAAACTGAAAGAGACGCAGGAGGAACTTCTGCTTCAGAAAAATAAGCTGGAGTCCTTGATTAATTCCATTCCAGATCCCATCTATATCAAAGATTTGGACAATAAATACATCGGTTGTAATAGGGCCTTTGAAGAGACAGCAGGAAAGCCGGAACAGGAGATTATTGGGAAAGAAGACGCTGTTGTTTTTTCTTCGGAAGTGGCTGCTTCCTTTAGAATAAAGGATCAGGAGATGCTTGCCTTTGGAGAAGCAAAACGGACAGAAGAGCTGATTGTCGCCCCTAGCGGAGAAAAATTGTTTTTTGATATTCGGAAAACACCCTATATCGGACCTGATGGTAACCTGCTCGGATTGATAGGTATTTTTCGTAATATTAATGAGCTGAAGAAGGCGCAGCAGGAGGCGGAAGAGGAACGGGAGCGGCTCAGTGTGACCTTGCAGTCTATCGGTGACGGGGTTATTACCACGGATGTGTATGGAAAAACAGTGTTTATCAACAGAGCCGCAGAGCAGTTGACAGGCTGGGAAAACGCCGATGCCGTCGGGAAAGCTTCTGATGAGATATTTAGAATTTTTGACGAAAAAACAGGTGAGAAAGCTCCGAGCCCGGTTGCAAGAGTTTTGCGGGCCGGGAAGCGATTAGCCCTGTCCCGGGATGCTGTTTTGCACCCTAAGGGCGGAACAAAAATGAGTATCGCCGACAGTGGTGCCCCTATCCGGGATAGAGAAAACCAAGTCATCGGTGTTGTTATTATTTTTCGGGATATTACGCAGGAAAAAAAGATGGAGCAGGAGCGGGTCAAGATGCGCAAACTGGAGTCAGTTGGAGTCCTTGCTGGTGGCATTGCGCATGATTTTAACAACCTGCTTTCAGCGATTCTTGGTAATATTGAATTGGCCGCTTCCGGGGTCAAAGAGGATAGCAAGATATCGTCCCTGCTTGCCGATGCGCAGAAGGCGACTGAAAGAGCTACAAAACTGACCTATCAGTTGCTGACCTTTTCTAAGGGTGGTGAGCCTATTAAAGAAAAAACCTCTCTGCCCGATCTGGTCAGTGAGTCAGCAAATTTTGTTCTGCATGGCTCCTTGGTGTCCTGTGAGTTTTCCTTTGCTGACGATCTGTGGATGATCTACGCAGACAGCGGACAAATGAGTCAGGTTATTCAAAACATTACTCTGAATGCCAAAGATGCCATGCCCAACGGTGGGAGGATACGAGTGGAATGCAGTAATGTGAAAGATCTGGCTTCAGGCCTGTTGTTGCGTCGGCATAAAGGGAATTTTGTCCGGATTACTCTTCAGGATACCGGCGTCGGTATTCCCCGTGATATCATAGATAGTATTTTTGACCCGTATTTTACCACCAAGAAAGAGGGGAATGGGCTCGGCCTAGCTATCTGTCATTCTATTATCAAGAAACACGGTGGTCATATTACTGTTCATTCGGAAGCACAACAGGGAACAATTTTTTCCATATATCTCCCTGCTCTTCCCGTCCCTAAAAGTAAGGCGGCTGAACCGCAGGATCAGGAAAAGATGGTCTCTTCAACAAAAATCATGGTTATGGACGACGATTTAATGCTGCGTAATCTGGCCCGTTCCCAGCTGGCAGCATTGGGACATGATGCGGTTCTTGTTAAGGACGGAGCCGAGGCTATCAGTACGTATCAGGAGATGCAGGAGAGTGATAGCCCGATTGATCTTGTTATCTTGGACCTGACTATTCCGGGTGGTATGGGGGGCAAGGAGACTGCACAAAAATTGCTTCAGCTGAACCCGGAGGCGAAACTCATTGTTGCCAGCGGCTACTCCAATGACCCGGTCATGGCGGGATATAGTGAGTACGGTTTTCGGGCAGCGGTGGCTAAGCCCTTTACCCTGAAGGAATTGCGCAAGGCCATTGCTGCGGCCCATTAA
- a CDS encoding LysR family transcriptional regulator produces the protein MAITLRQFQIFIAVAETKQVTRASKKLFLTQSAVSMALAELENQLGGPLFDRHGRSLLLNDRGRYLLPMAKNITHQVHNIEALLSEKKEVIAGSLEIIASSTIGNYVLPYPIALFMRLYPEAHINMMVANTKQAERLVAQGIMDLGFVEGGITDEAVQMTPWFEDELRIIVSSSHALAEQKLFALPDDLVKTAWVLREDGSGTAEIFKNKLGEHAALLNVVTRIGHTEAIKKAVEAGLGAACLSELTICREEEHGWLKGLSIKDINMRRQLSIIQHKDKTTTRLMNEFLRFCTIMAECGLGRECLSSPKKLDALLKETYSRKQAD, from the coding sequence ATGGCTATCACGCTCAGACAATTTCAAATATTTATAGCTGTCGCAGAGACCAAACAGGTCACCAGGGCCAGTAAAAAACTTTTCCTCACCCAATCTGCGGTCAGCATGGCTCTTGCTGAATTGGAAAATCAGCTGGGCGGCCCGCTCTTTGACCGACATGGTCGCAGCCTGCTGCTCAATGACCGAGGCCGCTACCTGCTACCCATGGCCAAAAACATCACCCATCAGGTTCACAATATTGAAGCCCTGTTGAGCGAGAAAAAAGAGGTTATTGCCGGATCACTGGAGATCATTGCCAGTTCGACAATCGGCAATTACGTCCTGCCCTACCCCATTGCTCTTTTTATGCGGCTGTATCCTGAAGCGCATATCAATATGATGGTGGCGAACACCAAGCAGGCAGAACGACTTGTTGCGCAGGGAATAATGGATCTCGGCTTTGTTGAGGGCGGCATTACAGACGAGGCTGTTCAGATGACGCCTTGGTTTGAGGATGAACTGCGGATTATTGTCAGTTCTTCCCATGCCCTTGCTGAGCAAAAACTGTTCGCTCTCCCAGATGACCTCGTCAAAACAGCCTGGGTTCTCCGTGAAGACGGCTCCGGCACAGCGGAAATCTTCAAAAATAAACTAGGGGAACATGCTGCACTGCTCAATGTCGTGACCCGGATTGGCCACACGGAAGCTATTAAAAAAGCGGTAGAAGCTGGCCTGGGAGCGGCCTGTCTTTCCGAACTGACTATCTGTCGGGAAGAGGAGCACGGTTGGCTCAAAGGCCTGTCCATCAAGGATATTAATATGCGACGGCAGCTCTCAATAATTCAGCATAAGGACAAAACCACGACCCGGCTTATGAACGAATTCTTACGCTTCTGTACAATTATGGCTGAATGCGGCCTAGGTCGTGAGTGCCTGTCATCGCCGAAAAAATTGGATGCATTACTCAAGGAAACATACAGCAGGAAACAGGCGGACTGA
- a CDS encoding cytochrome c biogenesis protein CcdA — translation MLDSKKIFSLLMLAVLLLLMPGRDCKAVSEVEASSTGKAVNVQAIWSVTAAHPGDQAVLAVVLQINKGFHVNADERQITPVEDLKLFPTKVAVTGADKGLKIEAPLYPSAVPLRVPYLADRVMSFKGKTVVYLPVRLEDSLSAGGQVGLSLQVQYQPCSEEYCLLPEKIEIESSLSIVDPDTVVEKIHQELFVGYEPGIVPEVSKVSKDIAFGMFGWTFSVDSSSWGGVVLLLIIAAFGGMLLNFTPCVLPLIPIKIISLSYAAKNRRQCIMLGVFMSLGVLVFWLGLGVLIALVSGFSATNQLFQYPVFTITVGLIIAVMAGGMFDFFSLQLPAFVYMIHPEQDTLKGSFGLGILAAVLSTPCTAPFMGAAAAWAATQPPASTLAVFAAIGIGMALPYLFLSVSPHLVSKMPKTGPASVLVKQVMGLLMLAAAAYFVGVGVEVLLSSPADPPGKLYWWPVMFFSFCAGGWTAWRTVQIASGKKAKYFFTGLGLTLMLVSVLGVFRLTHTGPIDWTYYTPERLELAQEEGQTVVMVFTAEWCLNCKVLEQGILGSSKIVKLLNDERVLPMKVDITGSNPEGKAKLKEVGSLTIPLLVVVDAKGKQVYKSDFYTVNQLYNAVQGTLK, via the coding sequence ATGTTGGATAGCAAAAAGATATTCTCTTTGTTGATGCTTGCTGTACTGCTTCTGCTGATGCCCGGTCGGGATTGCAAAGCGGTATCCGAGGTAGAGGCTTCTTCGACCGGAAAAGCCGTTAATGTACAAGCCATTTGGTCTGTCACTGCGGCACATCCCGGTGATCAGGCTGTTCTCGCTGTTGTTCTTCAGATTAATAAAGGTTTTCATGTTAATGCAGATGAACGGCAGATCACCCCGGTAGAAGATCTCAAGCTCTTTCCCACCAAGGTCGCTGTGACCGGGGCCGATAAAGGGCTCAAGATCGAAGCACCTCTTTATCCTTCGGCAGTTCCTCTTAGGGTGCCTTATCTTGCAGATAGAGTCATGTCTTTCAAGGGGAAGACTGTTGTGTACCTGCCTGTTCGTCTGGAGGACTCTTTGTCTGCCGGGGGACAAGTAGGATTGAGTCTGCAAGTTCAATATCAGCCCTGTTCTGAAGAGTATTGTCTGCTTCCGGAAAAGATAGAGATTGAGTCGAGCTTGTCAATTGTCGATCCAGACACGGTGGTTGAAAAAATTCATCAGGAGCTTTTTGTTGGCTATGAACCCGGAATTGTCCCGGAGGTATCAAAGGTATCAAAGGATATAGCTTTTGGTATGTTCGGCTGGACCTTTTCCGTTGACAGCTCCTCATGGGGCGGGGTGGTCTTGTTGTTGATTATTGCGGCTTTCGGCGGTATGTTGCTTAATTTTACCCCCTGCGTGCTCCCCCTGATTCCTATTAAAATCATCAGCCTCTCTTATGCGGCAAAGAATCGACGGCAGTGCATTATGCTCGGTGTCTTTATGTCGCTGGGTGTCTTGGTTTTCTGGCTCGGCCTAGGTGTTCTGATCGCGCTGGTCAGTGGCTTTAGTGCTACAAATCAGCTGTTTCAGTACCCTGTTTTCACTATCACTGTTGGGCTTATTATCGCTGTCATGGCCGGGGGGATGTTTGATTTCTTCTCCCTGCAATTGCCAGCATTCGTGTATATGATTCATCCGGAGCAGGACACTCTGAAAGGCTCCTTTGGTTTGGGGATCCTTGCCGCTGTTCTTTCCACTCCCTGCACCGCACCCTTTATGGGGGCCGCAGCAGCTTGGGCCGCGACCCAGCCTCCTGCCTCCACCTTGGCTGTCTTTGCCGCAATAGGTATCGGCATGGCTTTACCCTATTTATTCCTCTCTGTTTCACCGCATTTGGTCAGCAAGATGCCGAAAACCGGCCCAGCCAGTGTTCTGGTTAAGCAGGTTATGGGGTTACTTATGCTGGCCGCAGCTGCCTATTTTGTCGGGGTCGGGGTGGAAGTACTGCTGTCGTCTCCTGCGGATCCACCAGGAAAACTCTATTGGTGGCCAGTCATGTTTTTTTCTTTCTGCGCGGGTGGGTGGACAGCTTGGAGGACAGTGCAGATTGCCTCTGGGAAGAAGGCAAAATATTTTTTTACCGGGCTGGGACTGACTCTTATGCTGGTTTCTGTGCTCGGGGTTTTTCGTCTTACTCATACCGGTCCCATTGACTGGACCTATTATACACCGGAGCGTCTTGAATTGGCCCAGGAAGAAGGGCAAACTGTTGTTATGGTTTTTACAGCGGAATGGTGCCTGAACTGTAAGGTTTTAGAGCAGGGAATCCTGGGTAGTTCCAAGATTGTCAAGCTCCTGAATGATGAGCGGGTTCTGCCCATGAAGGTTGATATCACGGGTAGTAATCCAGAAGGCAAGGCGAAGCTCAAGGAAGTGGGCAGCCTGACCATCCCCCTCCTGGTTGTGGTGGATGCAAAGGGGAAGCAGGTCTATAAGAGCGATTTTTACACGGTTAATCAGCTTTATAATGCGGTGCAGGGTACCTTGAAGTGA
- a CDS encoding DUF1566 domain-containing protein produces MKTTNSSSLKRTIATTLLTLLPLGCMSISLPFGPASTAAEGRGGGMPGALPAVYMLLLNKTPAEDDPIPYPIVDTGVTDFYNNYAIISAPSEGENFYGQDGQYTGNQPSYTDNEDGTVTDNVTGLMWQQDMGDQITWSEAHALADSSELAGYTDWRIPTIKELYSLILFTGANGDGVNKETYTLYLDTAYFIQPFGDTSSGWRLIDAQTWSGTEYVGTTMNGDATVFGVNFIDGRIKGYPKYEPGTQQERNAYFRLVRGNTAYGKNNFMDNGDGTISDLATGLMWQQADQGLALDWHDALEYAENLELAGYSDWRLPNAKELQSIVDYTRSPQTTASPAIDPLFSTTEITDPDGNSQYPYFWTGTNHQDGMNHYDGAVYIAFGEAQGIINDMLLDVHGAGAQRSDPKGGNPDDYPQYFGPQGDLRYVFNYVRCVRTIE; encoded by the coding sequence ATGAAAACAACAAACTCCTCTTCACTGAAGAGAACCATCGCGACCACCCTGCTAACCCTTCTTCCCCTCGGATGCATGTCAATCTCCCTCCCGTTCGGCCCGGCAAGCACCGCAGCGGAAGGAAGAGGAGGAGGAATGCCCGGTGCCTTACCTGCCGTTTACATGCTGCTGCTCAACAAAACGCCCGCAGAAGACGATCCCATCCCCTACCCCATCGTTGACACCGGTGTGACTGACTTTTACAACAACTACGCCATCATCTCCGCACCCTCTGAAGGAGAGAACTTCTACGGTCAAGACGGGCAATACACCGGCAACCAGCCTTCCTACACTGATAACGAAGACGGCACAGTCACCGATAATGTGACCGGTCTGATGTGGCAGCAGGACATGGGCGATCAGATAACTTGGTCAGAGGCTCATGCTCTAGCTGACAGCTCTGAGTTGGCAGGCTATACAGACTGGAGGATCCCAACCATCAAAGAGCTTTACTCGCTGATCCTCTTTACTGGAGCCAATGGAGATGGCGTAAACAAAGAAACCTACACCCTGTACCTCGATACAGCTTATTTCATCCAGCCCTTTGGCGATACCAGCAGCGGCTGGCGCCTCATTGACGCCCAAACTTGGTCAGGGACAGAATATGTCGGCACGACCATGAACGGAGACGCAACAGTATTCGGGGTGAACTTTATCGACGGCAGGATCAAAGGGTATCCCAAATATGAGCCGGGTACTCAGCAGGAACGCAATGCCTATTTTCGTTTGGTTAGGGGTAATACGGCTTACGGAAAAAACAACTTTATGGATAACGGAGACGGAACCATCTCCGATCTGGCCACCGGCTTAATGTGGCAACAGGCAGATCAGGGACTTGCCTTGGACTGGCACGATGCCTTAGAATATGCTGAGAATTTGGAATTAGCCGGATATTCAGACTGGCGATTGCCCAATGCCAAGGAGTTGCAAAGCATTGTCGACTATACGCGTTCGCCGCAGACCACAGCTTCACCGGCCATTGATCCGCTCTTTTCCACAACCGAGATTACTGATCCAGACGGTAATTCCCAGTACCCTTATTTCTGGACCGGAACCAACCATCAGGACGGGATGAATCATTATGACGGTGCTGTCTATATCGCCTTTGGCGAGGCCCAAGGTATAATAAATGATATGCTTTTGGATGTGCATGGTGCCGGGGCCCAGCGCAGTGATCCGAAAGGAGGGAATCCTGACGACTACCCGCAATATTTCGGGCCACAGGGAGATCTGCGTTATGTGTTCAATTATGTCCGTTGCGTACGAACAATAGAGTAA
- a CDS encoding DUF1186 domain-containing protein produces the protein MESHQYNEPVSKLLSCGPVAWHSEPFDYRELGVSQEDVPELIRMSTDEELDQADSESDEVWAPVHAWRALGQLRAAEAVPPLLEHLCRINEGDDWAGTELPDVFAMIGDAAIPGLKGYLADKQKSLQVRMVVTEALAKVGIKKPETRDACVAVLEKELARFSENDPELNGSLIWSLLDLHAVEALPTMEVAYQKGCVDLAVCGDFEDVEIALGVREKRSAPKPQLWEFAPPAGQATKKKVGRNEPCPCGSGKKYKKCCRNT, from the coding sequence ATGGAGTCACATCAATACAACGAACCAGTGAGCAAGTTGCTCAGCTGCGGCCCTGTGGCTTGGCATTCGGAACCGTTTGATTACCGGGAGCTTGGCGTGTCGCAGGAAGATGTCCCTGAATTAATCAGAATGAGCACCGATGAAGAACTAGATCAGGCTGATTCGGAAAGCGATGAGGTCTGGGCACCGGTCCATGCCTGGCGGGCTTTGGGCCAGCTTCGGGCTGCGGAAGCTGTCCCCCCTCTGCTTGAGCATCTCTGTCGGATTAATGAAGGCGACGATTGGGCCGGAACAGAATTGCCGGATGTGTTCGCGATGATCGGTGATGCAGCTATTCCGGGACTTAAAGGTTATCTTGCTGACAAACAGAAATCGCTCCAAGTGCGGATGGTGGTGACTGAGGCCTTGGCGAAAGTCGGTATTAAAAAACCGGAAACCCGGGATGCCTGCGTTGCTGTCCTTGAAAAAGAGCTGGCCCGGTTTAGCGAAAATGATCCAGAGCTCAACGGCTCCCTTATTTGGTCTCTCCTAGATCTTCACGCGGTAGAGGCTCTGCCCACTATGGAAGTCGCCTATCAGAAGGGCTGTGTTGATTTGGCTGTGTGTGGTGATTTTGAGGATGTGGAAATTGCCCTGGGTGTACGGGAGAAGCGTTCAGCACCCAAGCCCCAACTCTGGGAATTTGCGCCTCCTGCTGGGCAGGCCACAAAGAAGAAGGTCGGCAGAAACGAACCTTGTCCCTGCGGGAGTGGGAAAAAGTATAAGAAATGTTGTCGTAATACATAA